One window from the genome of Dyadobacter sp. CECT 9275 encodes:
- a CDS encoding SusC/RagA family TonB-linked outer membrane protein, with translation MNKFTLLTQSLIAGGILLSAGLPAGAQLLASSRQNPKVISTRTPQDSKSLKSTLKELEHKYNVSFSYDRSTIADKKVQVAGTKFNSLQEELNAILQSLNLNYEKLSDKVYLILPGKSTSRPGGKPAPQEQSLLAPATASPETSLLNNFKPDTREIAEVGIRGTVTDKASGEGLPGVSILVKGTALGTTTNPEGKYSLTIPDANQILIFSYVGYKPEEVVINGRSTVDVDLEPDVKALKEVVVTALGISREKSSLGYAIGEIKSNQLQTVPHTNVLNALTGKVAGLSITSAGQDLNAEMQIVIRGKTSLAGQDSPLIVIDGIPVGSNANVVSDLNANNIESVSVLKGPSAAALYGSRAGSGVLLITTKKGTGAKKGIGVSFNTGYTASVPYHYIPTQTRFTTGRNGLFDESASQYWFGPEEGTPAIQWNSNGVATPLKFYPDNNKEYFQTGHNTVTDLSVQGVSDRGSYRLSVSDTRGSGNRPGMELFKNAFDLAANYKVSKNFEVSTDVHLVKSHSDNSPVQIGSDYPYESLFLLPQHVNINDLKDYWQVKNKQQYSVSSIYDNPWFVAYEKVNKFKQMRLYGNIKLDYKLTSDLSLMGRISHSNNNLRREHNMPLSYTRQTNGYYFNQNETGEETNADALLTYKKDIGAFSVNVSVGGNALYMNGSSIAAGGTNLVLPGLFTVGNVNRNNVSYGSSLSKKVIYSAYGVASVGYKDMAYLDVTGRNDWSSTLPANNRSYFYPSASLSLLLSNMFQLPTAISMLKVRAGWAQVGKDTNPYALDQYLSSGTFGGQVTYARQGQMPNVNLKPENAESTEFGFDVSVLKRRLGLNFTYYTKANKNQILNVTIPGMTGYSAAQVNAGIVENRGVEIELRSTPVQTRDFSWDLNLNFTRDRSKLTKLADGMDTYAFWESTGIYARTKVGETIGDLYGYDVRRVEDGPYKGWTLLDAAGKTVRGANMEKIGNVISDFMMGIQTTVSYKKLSLTANFDWRQGGDYYSMTMLRMARSGNIENWHNGISSSTFSGILGSNSFGGNADMLASEIKSKPEIYRDNKVYIGGRTKDLGGFPVNGRNNGAFFPGVIANPDGTYKENFGGEGTVYVTDNDIIEPGSGWWDKGTDMWIYDASYVKLREAALSYTLPTKLADVLRAQNLSLSLFARNLLLWTKAKNDLDPEVAFNRASGDGSQLLQGFDRWNAAPWTASFGLKLSAQF, from the coding sequence ATGAACAAATTTACTTTACTTACGCAATCCCTGATTGCGGGTGGCATCCTTTTGTCTGCCGGCCTGCCCGCCGGCGCGCAGCTGCTGGCTTCTTCCAGGCAAAACCCAAAGGTGATCAGCACCCGCACCCCACAGGATTCCAAGTCCTTAAAAAGTACGTTGAAAGAACTGGAACACAAGTACAATGTTTCGTTTTCTTACGACCGCAGCACCATTGCCGACAAAAAAGTACAGGTGGCCGGTACCAAATTCAACTCTTTACAGGAAGAACTGAATGCGATACTCCAGTCCTTGAATCTGAATTATGAAAAGCTCAGCGACAAGGTATACCTCATACTGCCGGGCAAAAGTACATCCAGGCCAGGCGGTAAACCCGCTCCCCAGGAGCAGTCACTTTTGGCTCCTGCAACAGCGTCACCGGAAACATCCCTGCTGAACAACTTTAAACCAGATACCCGGGAGATAGCCGAAGTAGGCATCCGCGGGACGGTTACCGACAAAGCCTCCGGCGAAGGCCTCCCCGGCGTAAGTATCCTGGTGAAAGGTACTGCTCTGGGAACCACCACCAATCCTGAAGGTAAATATTCTCTCACCATACCCGATGCAAACCAGATACTTATTTTTTCCTACGTGGGCTACAAGCCGGAAGAAGTGGTGATCAACGGCCGGTCAACGGTGGATGTTGATCTGGAACCAGATGTAAAAGCGCTGAAAGAAGTGGTTGTGACGGCCCTGGGGATATCCCGTGAAAAGAGTTCACTGGGTTACGCCATTGGAGAAATAAAATCCAACCAGCTGCAGACCGTCCCGCATACCAACGTACTGAATGCATTAACGGGCAAAGTGGCGGGTTTGAGCATTACCAGTGCCGGCCAGGACCTCAATGCTGAAATGCAGATTGTGATCCGCGGAAAAACTTCACTGGCAGGCCAGGATTCACCGCTGATTGTGATAGACGGTATTCCGGTGGGCAGCAATGCAAATGTTGTTTCCGATTTAAATGCCAATAATATCGAAAGCGTGTCCGTACTGAAAGGCCCGAGTGCCGCCGCACTTTACGGCTCCCGCGCCGGCAGCGGGGTTTTGCTCATCACTACGAAAAAAGGAACCGGTGCAAAAAAAGGCATCGGGGTATCTTTCAACACAGGGTATACAGCCAGCGTACCCTACCATTACATTCCTACCCAAACCCGTTTTACAACGGGCAGGAACGGACTGTTTGATGAATCTGCTTCTCAGTACTGGTTTGGTCCTGAAGAGGGAACGCCGGCCATCCAGTGGAATTCAAACGGAGTAGCAACACCTCTCAAATTTTATCCTGACAACAACAAAGAATATTTCCAGACCGGACACAACACGGTAACCGACCTCAGCGTACAAGGCGTGAGTGACCGCGGAAGTTACCGCCTTTCGGTTTCGGATACCCGCGGAAGCGGAAATCGCCCGGGCATGGAACTGTTCAAAAATGCGTTTGATCTGGCGGCTAACTATAAGGTTTCCAAAAACTTTGAAGTATCCACCGATGTCCATCTGGTGAAATCCCATTCCGATAATTCACCCGTTCAGATCGGCAGCGATTACCCCTATGAGTCTCTCTTCCTGCTTCCTCAGCACGTGAATATCAACGACTTGAAAGATTATTGGCAGGTTAAAAACAAACAGCAGTACAGCGTCAGTTCGATTTATGATAATCCCTGGTTTGTTGCGTATGAAAAAGTGAACAAGTTTAAGCAGATGCGCCTTTACGGTAACATCAAGCTGGATTATAAGCTTACCTCAGACCTGAGCCTGATGGGCCGTATCTCACATAGTAACAATAACCTGCGCCGCGAGCACAACATGCCGCTCTCTTATACCCGCCAGACCAACGGATACTATTTCAATCAGAATGAAACCGGTGAAGAAACAAATGCGGATGCATTATTAACCTATAAAAAGGATATCGGTGCATTTTCAGTGAATGTTTCAGTGGGCGGAAACGCACTCTATATGAACGGTTCCAGTATAGCTGCGGGCGGCACCAATCTGGTATTGCCCGGGCTTTTTACCGTAGGCAATGTGAACCGCAACAACGTAAGTTATGGCAGCAGTTTAAGCAAAAAAGTAATTTACAGCGCCTATGGAGTTGCATCGGTGGGGTATAAGGATATGGCCTACCTGGATGTTACAGGAAGAAACGACTGGTCGAGTACATTGCCTGCCAACAACCGTTCCTACTTCTATCCTTCCGCTTCCCTGAGTTTATTACTTTCCAATATGTTTCAGCTCCCCACAGCCATCTCCATGTTGAAAGTAAGAGCAGGCTGGGCACAGGTAGGCAAGGATACCAACCCTTACGCACTGGACCAGTACCTCTCTTCGGGCACCTTTGGCGGCCAGGTTACTTATGCACGCCAGGGCCAGATGCCAAACGTAAACCTGAAACCTGAAAACGCAGAATCCACCGAGTTCGGCTTTGACGTATCCGTTCTGAAAAGAAGACTGGGGCTGAATTTCACCTATTATACCAAGGCTAATAAAAACCAGATTCTCAATGTAACGATTCCCGGCATGACTGGTTATTCTGCCGCACAGGTCAATGCCGGGATTGTAGAAAACCGTGGAGTTGAAATTGAGTTACGTTCCACACCGGTACAGACCCGTGATTTTTCCTGGGATCTCAACCTGAACTTCACCCGTGACCGCAGCAAACTGACCAAACTGGCCGATGGCATGGATACTTACGCTTTCTGGGAAAGTACCGGAATTTATGCTCGCACAAAAGTAGGAGAAACCATTGGCGACCTGTATGGTTATGATGTAAGACGTGTGGAAGATGGCCCGTACAAAGGCTGGACACTGCTGGATGCCGCCGGAAAAACCGTCAGGGGAGCCAATATGGAAAAAATAGGTAACGTCATCAGTGATTTTATGATGGGGATACAGACTACCGTTTCCTATAAAAAGCTATCCCTCACCGCTAACTTCGACTGGCGGCAGGGCGGAGATTACTATTCCATGACAATGCTGCGCATGGCCCGCAGCGGAAATATCGAAAACTGGCACAACGGTATCAGTTCAAGCACGTTCTCGGGTATCCTGGGCAGCAATTCATTTGGCGGCAATGCAGATATGCTGGCCAGCGAGATCAAAAGCAAGCCGGAGATCTACCGCGACAATAAAGTATACATTGGTGGCAGAACCAAAGATCTGGGCGGTTTTCCGGTGAATGGCAGAAACAATGGCGCATTCTTCCCCGGCGTAATCGCTAATCCGGATGGCACCTATAAGGAAAATTTCGGAGGAGAAGGTACCGTTTACGTTACGGACAATGATATCATAGAGCCCGGCAGCGGCTGGTGGGACAAAGGAACGGACATGTGGATTTATGATGCTTCTTACGTCAAACTACGCGAAGCTGCATTGTCCTATACTCTTCCCACCAAACTTGCCGATGTCTTAAGAGCACAAAACCTGTCGCTGTCATTATTCGCCCGTAACCTTTTGTTGTGGACAAAGGCCAAAAATGACCTGGATCCCGAAGTGGCATTCAACCGGGCAAGTGGTGATGGCAGCCAGCTGCTCCAGGGATTCGACCGCTGGAATGCCGCTCCGTGGACAGCCTCCTTCGGCCTCAAGCTAAGTGCACAGTTTTAA
- a CDS encoding SusD/RagB family nutrient-binding outer membrane lipoprotein, translated as MNTMIKSIGKILLALPIMIVSSCSDLTETNINPNTVLAKDIDPLFVMTKVIGESVSQNTRMLYGTGVSRSVLLEAQQYLQRDFLESSVTNTFLWFSQSWGPDYSTPLANTSYLIQRAPGQKDENFMMGVGLIFKSYWFGYLTSAWGDIPYSEAMRAEDGIFKPVFDEQKNVFKGILEDLDKANELLTGVSTVTGTAKTADILYGGDVLKWRKFANSLRLRFLMRLSEKTADMKAIGVDVAAGIGEIASNSTKYPLITSSADNAAYTYPGLTAADSWTGGTFNWSTRSEFYRRKPSATIINTLKTAGDPRLTVWIRPVDVQIVIKDMGADDKIQLDVDGKVRRYLKTYAPGVDTSLYVGLPAAQPNPDAYNKNSATVVSTVKALKSTIYSEGAANPHVSYLADMYQKNSDPLIQCVFISAAEVNFILAEATVRGWATGSALDSYKKGISESLNQFKIAAGDKKVYNTKTHALDNFDLQAFLTKAEQQYNAAANKLEPILTQSWIAGWMGSDAWFGWRRTGYPDLGKNIVAGGNGQKIPLRYGYGDEEKNYNIDNVNAAISRLDTKKDDQWAKMWLLQGTGKPY; from the coding sequence ATGAATACCATGATAAAATCGATAGGAAAAATACTGCTGGCGCTGCCGATCATGATAGTATCTTCCTGTTCGGACCTGACAGAAACCAACATTAACCCCAACACCGTACTGGCCAAAGATATTGACCCGCTTTTTGTGATGACCAAGGTGATAGGTGAATCGGTTTCTCAAAACACAAGAATGCTGTACGGAACGGGTGTAAGCCGATCGGTGCTGCTGGAAGCCCAGCAATATCTCCAGCGCGACTTCCTTGAATCATCCGTTACCAACACGTTCCTTTGGTTTTCGCAAAGCTGGGGCCCCGATTACAGTACTCCCCTGGCCAACACCTCGTACCTGATCCAGCGGGCACCGGGGCAAAAAGACGAAAATTTCATGATGGGCGTTGGGCTGATCTTCAAATCCTACTGGTTTGGGTACCTTACATCTGCCTGGGGAGATATCCCCTACTCCGAAGCCATGCGTGCAGAAGATGGCATTTTCAAACCGGTTTTTGACGAGCAGAAAAACGTTTTCAAAGGTATACTGGAAGATCTGGACAAAGCCAATGAACTTCTGACGGGTGTCAGCACTGTAACCGGCACTGCCAAAACTGCCGATATCCTCTATGGGGGCGATGTTCTGAAATGGAGAAAATTCGCAAATTCTCTCCGGCTGCGATTTCTGATGCGGTTGTCAGAAAAAACAGCAGACATGAAAGCCATTGGTGTCGACGTGGCCGCCGGTATCGGCGAAATTGCCTCCAACAGCACCAAGTATCCTCTGATCACCAGCAGTGCAGACAACGCAGCCTATACGTATCCCGGTCTGACAGCCGCGGATTCCTGGACCGGCGGAACTTTCAACTGGAGTACCCGTTCTGAGTTTTACAGAAGAAAACCGAGTGCTACCATCATCAATACCCTGAAAACAGCTGGTGATCCCCGCCTTACGGTATGGATTCGGCCGGTGGATGTACAGATCGTTATCAAAGATATGGGCGCCGACGACAAAATTCAGCTGGATGTGGACGGGAAAGTACGCCGTTATCTCAAAACATACGCACCCGGGGTAGATACCTCCCTGTACGTGGGATTACCAGCCGCACAGCCAAATCCAGATGCGTATAACAAAAACAGCGCAACCGTGGTGAGCACCGTTAAAGCACTTAAGTCTACCATCTATTCGGAGGGCGCCGCCAACCCGCATGTATCCTACCTGGCGGATATGTACCAGAAAAATTCAGATCCGCTGATTCAGTGTGTCTTCATTTCAGCAGCCGAAGTTAATTTTATCCTGGCAGAAGCAACTGTCAGAGGCTGGGCAACCGGTTCTGCACTGGATAGTTATAAAAAGGGAATTTCTGAATCATTGAACCAGTTCAAAATTGCCGCGGGCGACAAAAAAGTATATAACACAAAAACCCATGCCCTTGATAACTTTGACCTGCAGGCCTTCCTAACAAAGGCAGAACAGCAATATAATGCCGCTGCCAATAAGCTGGAACCCATCCTGACCCAAAGCTGGATTGCCGGCTGGATGGGCAGCGACGCATGGTTTGGATGGCGCAGAACCGGATATCCTGATTTGGGTAAAAACATTGTAGCAGGCGGAAACGGCCAGAAGATACCCCTGCGCTACGGATATGGTGACGAGGAAAAAAATTATAATATCGACAATGTAAATGCTGCCATTTCCAGGCTGGATACCAAGAAGGATGACCAGTGGGCCAAAATGTGGCTTTTACAGGGTACAGGAAAGCCTTATTAG
- a CDS encoding Gfo/Idh/MocA family protein, whose protein sequence is MSDTTRRDFIKTAAMSGIGVISAPYIAKGSWINNSPNDRIRHAVIGTGRKGSGHCKNFAAAKGCELVAISDVDPQQMNKALQGLPNESQIGKYTDFHKIIEDKSIDSVTVSTPDHWHTPVALWALMAGKHVYVEKPCSHNVRETSLLIKAAKKYGKCVQHRTQRRSDGDHIEGMRQLKEGIVGKVHTIKAINHQFRAPIGKAVTEAPPAGVDYDRWLGPAPKVNFTKNRWHYEWHWFWDYGGGDITNDGVHQIDVAVWASGDKYPKRIVVSGGQYFYRDDHQTFDTQTAIFEYDDNQIIYEMRLWTPDKLESHDNGNVIYGTEGKMDFGRGGVIVTKGKQQITIKAPEPVEPIIPNFLSAVRENNPAKLLSSIEKGAVSVNLCNLANIATRLGAASISYDPVTETVKCPGFDEKAKAMLGRTYRKGYELPFKG, encoded by the coding sequence ATGTCGGATACTACACGTCGTGATTTCATTAAAACAGCCGCAATGAGCGGCATAGGAGTAATTTCTGCCCCCTATATTGCCAAAGGTTCCTGGATTAATAATTCACCAAACGATCGTATCCGTCACGCCGTCATCGGAACAGGACGCAAGGGCTCCGGACATTGTAAAAACTTTGCTGCGGCCAAAGGCTGTGAACTCGTAGCGATATCAGATGTGGACCCGCAACAAATGAATAAAGCGCTTCAGGGCTTGCCCAATGAAAGCCAGATTGGCAAATACACCGATTTCCACAAGATCATTGAAGATAAATCCATTGACTCTGTCACCGTTTCTACCCCCGATCACTGGCATACACCTGTGGCGCTCTGGGCGCTGATGGCCGGCAAACATGTCTATGTCGAAAAACCATGCAGCCACAATGTACGTGAAACCAGCTTGCTTATTAAAGCTGCCAAAAAATATGGAAAATGCGTGCAGCATCGTACCCAGCGCCGTAGTGACGGTGACCACATCGAAGGAATGCGCCAGCTGAAGGAAGGCATTGTCGGAAAAGTGCATACCATCAAAGCCATTAATCACCAGTTCCGTGCGCCCATTGGGAAAGCCGTAACCGAAGCACCACCCGCCGGAGTAGATTACGACCGCTGGCTGGGCCCCGCCCCTAAGGTTAATTTCACCAAAAACCGCTGGCACTATGAATGGCACTGGTTTTGGGATTATGGCGGAGGCGATATTACAAATGATGGTGTCCACCAGATCGATGTGGCTGTATGGGCTTCCGGGGATAAGTATCCTAAGCGGATCGTAGTATCAGGCGGGCAGTACTTCTACCGCGACGACCACCAGACTTTTGATACCCAAACGGCCATTTTTGAATACGACGACAACCAGATCATTTACGAAATGCGCCTTTGGACACCGGACAAACTGGAAAGCCATGATAATGGAAATGTAATTTATGGAACCGAAGGTAAAATGGATTTTGGCCGTGGCGGGGTGATCGTCACCAAAGGGAAACAGCAGATTACGATCAAAGCCCCCGAACCTGTTGAACCGATTATCCCCAACTTTCTTTCTGCCGTAAGGGAAAATAATCCTGCAAAACTGCTTTCTTCCATTGAAAAAGGTGCTGTATCAGTTAATCTCTGCAACCTTGCGAACATCGCAACACGCCTGGGCGCAGCTTCCATTTCTTACGACCCGGTAACTGAAACAGTAAAATGTCCTGGATTTGACGAAAAAGCAAAAGCCATGCTGGGGCGTACCTATCGGAAAGGATACGAATTGCCATTTAAAGGATAA
- a CDS encoding DUF6807 family protein, whose translation MTILFKYFSGLFFALLLAMPTLLLGQKKKVLPVVAFEQQPGKLTITIGGKHFANYIYEDAVITRPHFSDIMTSCGIQATRNNPPQEGDPKDHATFHPGIWLSFGDINGYDYWRLKAKVEHEMFVEQPEGGPGKGTFTVRNYYMTTDGKERVLAELVKYTILVRPEGSMLLINSTYSSDQGDFTFGDQEEMGLGVRVNTKLTVQYGKGHITNAEGLKDGKETWGKASAWIDYSGPIGAQYAGVALMPSPANYRPSWYHSRDYGLVAANLFGRDAMKQGAKSAITFKKGETFSLGYGVLIYCTPAKNKTDVAKAYQEYLTIIGKK comes from the coding sequence ATGACAATACTATTTAAATATTTCTCCGGGTTGTTCTTTGCTCTCTTACTGGCCATGCCAACGCTTTTGCTGGGCCAGAAGAAAAAAGTGCTGCCAGTGGTTGCTTTTGAACAGCAGCCCGGAAAACTCACGATCACCATTGGAGGCAAACATTTCGCCAATTATATCTACGAAGACGCGGTGATTACCCGGCCGCACTTTTCAGATATCATGACCTCCTGCGGTATCCAGGCCACCCGGAATAATCCTCCGCAGGAAGGTGACCCCAAGGACCACGCCACTTTTCACCCCGGAATATGGCTGAGTTTCGGGGACATCAACGGATACGACTACTGGCGTCTGAAAGCAAAGGTGGAGCATGAAATGTTTGTGGAGCAACCCGAGGGCGGGCCTGGAAAGGGTACCTTCACTGTCAGGAACTACTATATGACCACGGACGGAAAGGAGCGCGTACTGGCCGAGCTCGTTAAATATACGATCCTGGTGCGGCCGGAAGGCAGTATGCTTCTCATCAACAGTACGTATTCGTCTGATCAGGGTGATTTTACTTTCGGTGATCAGGAAGAAATGGGGCTGGGGGTACGTGTGAATACCAAATTGACGGTTCAGTATGGCAAAGGACATATCACCAATGCCGAAGGCTTAAAGGACGGAAAGGAAACCTGGGGGAAAGCTTCGGCCTGGATCGATTACAGTGGTCCCATCGGAGCGCAGTATGCCGGAGTTGCCCTCATGCCTTCCCCTGCTAATTACAGACCCAGCTGGTATCATTCAAGGGATTACGGACTGGTCGCCGCCAACCTTTTTGGCCGGGACGCCATGAAACAGGGGGCAAAAAGCGCCATTACTTTTAAAAAGGGGGAAACCTTTTCATTAGGCTATGGGGTACTCATTTATTGTACCCCTGCTAAAAACAAAACAGATGTAGCAAAGGCATATCAGGAATATCTTACGATTATTGGTAAGAAATAA
- a CDS encoding sialidase family protein: MINNWKTSIFHSLFTMLLLSTASFSLAGGWAGDSLQFVGEPIFLKAPFESCHASTLAETPEGLVSAWFGGPQEGNKNVEIWFSRKLAGKWTVPVSVANGIQYKQRRYACWNPVLFQVPKGPLLLFYKVGPDVKDWWGMLTKSFDHGKTWSEPLRLPQHILGPVKNKPVLLTDGTLICGSSTEDNGWRLHFEITRDLGKTWEITEPVNRFNVIQPSILIHPDGRLQTLSRSKENRVVSGLSNDLGKTWEDLELTNIPNPNSGTDAVTLKNGMHLLVYNHSVRAKGGWSGPRYPLAVAVSKDGITWKAAGILEAAPGEYSYPAVIQSKDGMVHITYSCKNGTLIPSSAGGKIYDHETIKHVTLDPAKIDFNKLREINGEVYPK; the protein is encoded by the coding sequence ATGATAAACAACTGGAAAACCAGCATATTTCATTCATTGTTCACCATGCTGCTTTTAAGTACTGCATCTTTTTCCCTGGCCGGAGGATGGGCTGGCGACAGTCTTCAGTTTGTGGGTGAACCCATTTTTTTGAAAGCACCTTTTGAAAGCTGTCATGCCTCTACCCTGGCCGAAACACCCGAAGGGCTGGTAAGCGCCTGGTTCGGAGGCCCGCAGGAAGGAAATAAAAATGTGGAGATATGGTTCAGCAGGAAACTGGCAGGCAAATGGACCGTCCCGGTTTCTGTGGCCAATGGTATCCAGTATAAGCAAAGAAGGTATGCCTGCTGGAATCCAGTATTGTTTCAGGTACCCAAAGGACCACTGCTGCTGTTTTACAAAGTAGGGCCCGACGTAAAAGACTGGTGGGGAATGCTCACCAAGTCGTTTGATCATGGTAAAACCTGGTCGGAGCCTCTGCGGCTTCCGCAGCATATACTGGGCCCCGTTAAAAACAAGCCAGTACTGCTGACCGACGGAACGCTGATCTGCGGGTCAAGCACGGAGGACAATGGGTGGAGACTTCACTTTGAAATCACCCGCGATCTTGGCAAAACATGGGAAATCACTGAGCCCGTCAACCGGTTCAATGTTATACAGCCCAGTATACTCATACATCCCGACGGCCGCCTGCAGACACTCAGCAGAAGCAAGGAAAACAGGGTGGTGAGCGGCTTGTCCAATGACCTTGGCAAAACCTGGGAAGACCTTGAACTGACCAATATTCCCAATCCAAATTCAGGAACCGATGCGGTAACCTTAAAAAACGGGATGCACCTGCTGGTGTATAACCACTCAGTGCGCGCCAAAGGCGGATGGAGCGGTCCGAGGTATCCTCTTGCCGTGGCGGTTTCCAAGGATGGTATCACCTGGAAAGCGGCCGGGATTCTGGAAGCTGCACCAGGCGAATACTCTTACCCTGCCGTTATCCAGTCAAAAGATGGCATGGTACACATTACCTATTCCTGCAAAAACGGGACCCTCATTCCATCCTCAGCGGGAGGCAAAATATACGACCATGAAACGATCAAACATGTGACGCTGGATCCCGCCAAAATCGATTTTAACAAACTCAGGGAAATCAACGGAGAGGTATACCCGAAATAA